In Monomorium pharaonis isolate MP-MQ-018 chromosome 3, ASM1337386v2, whole genome shotgun sequence, a genomic segment contains:
- the LOC118644957 gene encoding uncharacterized protein LOC118644957, with translation MARSLITKAVMGTTATDDEILVYVKGCEKREWLRDLLLDEARQEVYVENIETHYEDIEPLNKLDIMYTLRCQNHVNNCALQNVFKLFNWWSKNKNYILKK, from the exons ATGGCTAGGAGTTTGATTACAAAGGCGGTGATGGGTACAACTGCAACCGATGATGAAATTCTCGTGTACGTCAAGGGATgtgagaaacgagaatggttgCGTGATTTACTTCTGGACGAGGCGAGACAGGAAGTTTACGTCGAGAATATCGAGACGCATTACGAAGACATAGAACCTCTAAACAAGTTGGACATTATGTACACTTTACGATGTCAGAATCATGTGAACAACTgtgctttacaaaatgtatttaagctGTTTAATTGGTGgtctaagaataaaaattatatatt gaaaaaataa